The sequence below is a genomic window from Anoplolepis gracilipes chromosome 9, ASM4749672v1, whole genome shotgun sequence.
AACGCTTGCTCATCATTGCACCGAGAGTTGGAAAAgttaaaaacgttaaaaacGTTAGAAAAAGAGCACCGACGATAAGAAGATGCCCTCGCAGAGAGTTAAATACGCTCAGGCTCATTTATCGCATGAGGAACACACCGCGCAATTAGCGCGTCCAAATTGGAGAAGGCTTCGCAAAATCGATACAAATGTCCTGGTATATTCAcaatcctatatatatatgtatattactttatttatatatatatatatatatatatatatatatatatattagaattatttatacatacatattagaTTAAGAaatgtatcttatatttttatactcgcGAAAATTTGGTTACTTCACGCAATACTTGccgatgtaattttttttgatgaaaatttctCGCACACacatttacacatttttatcagTTCTGATAACAAAAccgttatatttacatatatcaaatttatttatccgtgttatttagatatatcacatttattttaaataaattcagactcgaaattaaaatcatacaaaattgaatgaaatatttccaGCTAttctagatatttaaataccttctataatattaaatattatcgagatatctcataaaatcaAACGATCGTTGTATGAAAGATGCTCTTTCATGAAAAAACGTTCAACTGAAAACGATCGATGGAGCAGATATTCGAACAGTGTGTCTCGGTGCGCGCTGGAAAGGCCTTTGTGTGTCATCTACCTTTCACGTATACACTTGTGTATCGAtgtacctatatatttttcagacgAGTCCTTTTACAGTTCGACGCGCAGCTCTAAGGGGCCGCGTTTCCAAGCGCATCCGGGTTATGGCGCAACCGAAATTCATAACTAAGAAATATGATCTCGCGTAAGTGCACAGTCGTCCGCTCTTCTACCTCGTCAGGTTATCGCGAGTCctctacaaaatttattatcgcgCAGCGCGGCGCCGCCCCCTTACCCGCGTATTCACCCGAAGACACTCGCGGCGAAAAGCAGCAGACGTATCGTCGATTTGGCGTTACCCACAAGAAGGTGCATATATCCGTTTGCTCGATGCTGAATACTTGGTCTTGACAGAAGAACCTCGAGTTAAATATACACTCCatcttaaattaaacaaatttttatattagatctTAAAAAGATCCTAGAAAATTATAAGCAATAAGTCAActtatgatttatttcatattatttgtaatatcgttaaattatatatttaaaatgaaaatattataatcacgTTATTTAATTCAGTTTGAATGTGTCAGCAGAATTGATAGCTAAAACTTAATAGATGATAAATGTACGCTGACTTAAAAGCACCTTAAACGTTAGACTTTTGCTGGATACGATGAAATTGGCAGCTACCAAAAACATGAAGGCAACCGTGAGCGATCTGCTGGTGAAGGTTCGAAAGTCGCGGTACCAGCGGTATCGCGTATTCTGCAATGCACGTCAAGAACGAGAAGCAAGGAAAAAGTAAAGTCGATACATTTCCCACCATCACATGTCACGTTTTTCTCTGAGAGCGACACGCGCATCCTACAAATAATCTTCCCTCGGATTTGCACAAGTAACCGATTTCAGTAGTGGACGTGAAAAATTGTGTGTTTTAATCTCGTTACGGAAATTGTAGAATTCAACATATATTCTAATACattcatacacatacacacacatacagcaGCTGTTGTTTCGTAACATATTACGTAAACatcaatgaaataaaacttaaGTGTAAACTGTTTTGGAATCAAATTGCATACACGTTTACACGcggaaaacaatattaattttccggttaaataattcgattttatcaaattgtagtaatatatattagcgGGTAAATAATGAAACGTAAACACTTAAACAACTTTTGTATCAATTTTACTATAGAAGAtgtatcaaatttttcatttaattaatggtCACCAAATACTATTCTAAAATTAGTTATTAGTAGTTCTCAGTGAAATTCGAAATTGCACTTATGTTTAACATTAATTGCAACGATTATAACCATTGATTCAAAAGCATCAATTTAATAGTTCTCCGCAATCTATCTACCGTGGAGGATATTTCACCACAACCTGTAATAATTACAGCCACATTTATCATTTACAGATTCTTTAACTTTAGtagcatattattttataataataattaaaaccatttttattgttttttattcttcctagagaattatctaatattattatataactaaaacatacaatattaaaataaatctgcaGAGACTAGTGGTAGTAGCTTTTTAAACCAAAACGGATggaatattaatcaatattccgagttgattttgctttaacaaaatattttttaaattcccgcGATAAAATACCTCTCTCTGAATCTAGGAGAAAACGAATGGCCAAACTGCGCAAGGCTCTCACAAAACCAGAAGACTGGCAAAGACACATGCGGGTTCTGGAAAGACTGGCTGCGCCTAAAGTCATAAGGCCCAAAAAGAGGAAGCCCGTAAGAAAAATGTCATTCTCGCTCATAAATCAACATTATCGATCTAGATAAAAGAACATGTTCGCCATATCGCGCATTCTGACGACGTGGTAAATCGATCGTGGACATTGGCATTTCaggttaaaaagaaaaaatggaaaccagttaacata
It includes:
- the Theg gene encoding uncharacterized protein Theg — encoded protein: MPSQRVKYAQAHLSHEEHTAQLARPNWRRLRKIDTNVLTSPFTVRRAALRGRVSKRIRVMAQPKFITKKYDLAAAPPPYPRIHPKTLAAKSSRRIVDLALPTRRLLLDTMKLAATKNMKATVSDLLVKVRKSRYQRYRVFCNARQEREARKKRKRMAKLRKALTKPEDWQRHMRVLERLAAPKVIRPKKRKPVKKKKWKPVNIKHIYFLALPTIRAAPRIKDPWKVSAHALAYRITKRMESLAVRKKPPKIQLRIPGAVSPAALKATASERIIALAKPAQRPAGRQIDLREDAFVVSPAALKARCSKRLKRLAKPKKYPKPVFKRLRTALMKTARK